In a genomic window of Paramicrobacterium chengjingii:
- the ddaH gene encoding dimethylargininase → MTSTESVTVPARERTPNPRTYLMCRPEHFTVSYRINPWMEPENPTDTARAVAQWQTLYDTYVSLGHTIELIDPLEGLPDMVYTANGGFVIDGIAYGAQFTYPERQPEGPAFMEWFGANGYRVVEPKNVNEGEGDLLLVGDTVLAGTGFRTSIESHREVAETFDREVISLNLVNPSFYHLDTAISVLDPLTGDDDANIAYLPSAFDDASRALLEKRYPNAIHVSEEDSRILGLNSISDGYNVVIAQRATGFEGQLRERGYNPIGVDLSELLLGGGGVKCCTLELRR, encoded by the coding sequence ATGACCAGCACCGAATCCGTCACCGTACCCGCACGCGAGCGCACGCCCAACCCGCGTACGTACCTGATGTGCCGCCCCGAGCACTTCACGGTTTCCTACCGCATCAACCCGTGGATGGAGCCAGAGAACCCCACGGACACGGCCCGCGCGGTGGCGCAATGGCAGACCTTGTATGACACGTATGTGTCGCTGGGGCACACGATTGAGCTGATTGACCCGCTTGAGGGCCTGCCCGACATGGTCTACACCGCGAACGGCGGTTTCGTGATCGACGGCATCGCCTATGGCGCGCAGTTCACCTACCCCGAGCGTCAGCCCGAGGGCCCCGCGTTCATGGAATGGTTCGGCGCCAACGGATACCGGGTCGTCGAACCGAAGAACGTCAACGAGGGCGAGGGCGACCTGCTTCTTGTCGGGGACACCGTCCTTGCCGGCACGGGGTTTCGCACAAGCATCGAGAGTCACCGCGAAGTTGCCGAGACTTTCGACCGCGAAGTCATCTCACTGAACCTCGTCAATCCGAGCTTCTACCACCTCGACACGGCGATCTCGGTGCTCGACCCGCTCACGGGAGATGACGACGCGAACATCGCGTACCTGCCCAGCGCCTTTGACGATGCGTCACGAGCTCTTCTCGAGAAGCGGTACCCGAATGCCATTCACGTGAGTGAAGAGGACTCCCGCATTCTCGGGCTCAACTCGATTTCAGACGGTTACAACGTCGTGATTGCTCAGCGTGCGACTGGTTTCGAGGGCCAGCTGCGTGAGCGTGGCTATAACCCCATCGGCGTCGACCTCTCCGAGCTGCTGCTCGGCGGCGGCGGCGTCAAGTGCTGCACTTTGGAGCTGCGCCGCTGA